One segment of Coffea arabica cultivar ET-39 chromosome 7c, Coffea Arabica ET-39 HiFi, whole genome shotgun sequence DNA contains the following:
- the LOC113698062 gene encoding transmembrane ascorbate ferrireductase 2-like: MAVPVVRFPIYGVVRILGIAVTVTVLTWTVHYRGGLALVSTNKDLIFNVHPVLMVIGLVLLNGEAMLAYKTVPGTKSFKKLVHLLLQFLALSFSVIGLWAAWKFHNDKGIDNFYSLHSWLGLACLFLFAIQWAAGFVTFWYPGGSRNSRASLLPWHVFFGVYIYALAIATCTTGILEKATFLQTNQIMSRYSKEALLVNSLGILIVALGGFVILAVISPANGKSDVTKSTVE; the protein is encoded by the exons ATGGCGGTACCGGTTGTGAGATTTCCGATCTACGGAGTGGTGAGGATACTGGGGATAGCAGTGACAGTAACAGTGCTAACGTGGACGGTTCATTACAGAGGAGGATTGGCCCTCGTCTCCACCAATAAAGACCTCATCTTTAAT GTTCATCCAGTTTTGATGGTGATTGGCCTGGTACTTCTAAACGGTGAAG CTATGCTGGCATACAAGACAGTCCCCGGAACAAAAAGCTTCAAAAAATTAGTTCACCTCCTCCTGCAATTCTTGGCCCTCTCTTTTAGTGTAATTGGCTTATGGGCTGCATGGAAGTTTCACAATGACAAAGGAATCGACAACTTCTACAGTCTTCACTCGTGGCTGGGTTTAGCTTGTCTTTTCTTGTTTGCCATTCAG TGGGCTGCTGGATTTGTAACGTTTTGGTATCCAGGTGGTTCAAGGAACAGCAGAGCTAGTCTGCTGCCATGGCACGTGTTCTTTGGCGTCTATATATATGCGCTTGCTATTGCCACTTGCACTACTGGTATTCTAGAGAAGGCTACATTTCTTCAAACCAACCAGATCATGTCACGCTACTCCAAAGAGGCATTGTTGGTAAACTCTTTAGGGATCTTGATTGTTGCTTTGGGTGGTTTTGTAATTCTTGCTGTCATCTCACCCGCTAACGGTAAAAGTGACGTTACAAAAAGCACAGTGGAGTAA
- the LOC113698061 gene encoding uncharacterized protein — protein sequence MEARRVPRAVSDPKVRQVGFFAPGAPPDRSQSGPPHPASSSPPVSDISPSGNSLSPVMIPPPRHLSADLARGPHFSPAAPLSPMRAARDSIPVGSYNPSEFVAPTASEFTDDALSPNWTARRSNSGKFASSLPAGGFDMSSLKQNNFPASSLTTVSIVNMPPGITEKDGGAGVEVQKERSKTGSKASSKPLKEQTTKAERRAIQEAQRAAKAATKGDGSKTPAASSGLGSSANANPGKAAKASPQKKDNSPVAASEKRGSDRPQDKDRKKDVPHPRMQFDDKSRVEKAKKRSVVKQTEAKNRVELFRHLPQYEHGTRLPELESKLFQLDPVHPAVYKVGLRYLAGDISGGNARCIAMLQAFQESIKDYSTPPEKALIRDLTSKINSYVSFLIECRPLSISMGNAIRFLKSKIAKLPLALSESEAKAILLSDIDRFINEKIILADKVIVRHAVTKIRDGDVLLTYGSSSAVELLLIHAHELGKNFRVVVVDSRPKLEGKLLLRRLVGKGISCTYTHINAVSYIMHEVTRVFLGASSVLSNGTVYSRVGTACVAMVAHQFRVPVLICCEAYKFHERVQLDSICSNELGDPDMIAKVPGRKEIDSLDDWANSDNLQLLNLIYDATPSDYVSMIITDYGMIPPTSVPVIVREYRREHLWT from the exons ATGGAAGCTCGCCGAGTCCCGCGGGCCGTGAGCGACCCCAAGGTCAGACAAGTCGGGTTTTTCGCTCCCGGCGCACCACCCGACCGGTCCCAATCTGGTCCACCCCATCCCGCCTCCTCCTCCCCTCCTGTCTCTGACATCTCCCCCTCCGGCAACTCTCTGTCCCCGGTGATGATTCCTCCGCCGCGTCACCTTTCCGCCGATCTTGCTCGTGGGCCCCATTTCTCTCCTGCTGCCCCGCTCTCCCCTATGCGTGCCGCTCGCGACTCTATCCCCGTCGGCAGCTACAATCCCTCCGAGTTTGTCGCTCCCACGGCCTCAGAGTTCACTGACGATGCTCTCTCCCCTAATTGGACTGCTCGCCGGAGCAATTCTGGTAAATTTGCTTCCTCCCTGCCAGCTGGTGGATTTGATATGTCATCCCTTAAGCAGAATAATTTCCCGGCTAGTAGTTTAACCACCGTCTCCATTGTCAACATGCCCCCTGGCATAACAG AAAAAGATGGCGGAGCTGGTGTTGAAGTGCAGAAGGAACGATCGAAGACGGGATCCAAGGCCAGTTCGAAGCCACTGAAAGAGCAGACCACAAAAGCAGAAAGGCGTGCAATTCAAGAAGCTCAACGAGCAGCAAAGGCTGCAACTAAAG GTGATGGTAGTAAGACACCAGCTGCTTCATCTGGTTTGGGTTCTTCAGCAAATGCAAACCCAGGGAAGGCTGCAAAGGCTTCTCCACAGAAGAAGGATAACTCTCCTGTTGCAGCTTCTGAAAAAAGAGGCAGTGATCGTCCACAAGACAAAGACAGGAAGAAGGATGTCCCTCACCCCCGTATGCAGTTTGATGATAAGAGCCGAGTTGAGAAGGCAAAGAAACGATCTGTTGTTAAGCAGACCGAAGCAAAGAACAGGGTTGAACTGTTTAGGCATTTACCTCAGTATGAACATGGAACAAGGCTCCCTGAACTTGAATCGAAGCTGTTTCAACTAGATCCTGTTCATCCTGCTGTTTATAAG GTTGGTCTGAGGTATCTAGCTGGTGATATATCTGGTGGCAATGCACGCTGTATTGCTATGCTTCAAGCATTTCAAGAGTCAATTAAAGACTACTCAACACCGCCTGAAAAAGCTCTTATTAGGGACTTGACTTCGAAAATAAATTCTTATGTATCTTTTCTGATTGAGTGCAGACCCCTTTCAATCAGTATGGGCAATGCTATTAGATTTCTTAAATCAAAAATTGCCAAATTACCTTTGGCCTTGTCTGAATCAGAGGCAAAAGCAATTCTTTTGTCAGATATTGATCGATTTATCAATGAGAAGATAATTCTAGCTGATAAGGTAATAGTCAGACATGCTGTAACAAAGATTAGGGATGGCGATGTTCTTCTCACATATGGATCATCCTCTGCTGTTGAGTTGTTGTTGATACACGCCCATGAGCTTGGCAAAAATTTCCGTgttgtggtggtggattcaCGTCCAAAGCTTGAAGGGAAGCTGTTACTTCGCAGATTGGTAGGAAAGGGTATTAGCTGTACATACACTCACATAAATGCTGTTTCTTATATAATGCATGAAGTTACTCGAGTATTTTTGGGTGCTTCCTCAGTATTGTCTAATGGAACGGTTTACTCGAGGGTTGGCACTGCTTGTGTTGCAATGGTTGCTCACCAGTTCCGAGTTCCAGTACTTATATGTTGTGAAGCCTATAAGTTTCATGAAAGGGTGCAGCTCGATTCAATTTGCTCTAATGAACTTG GTGATCCAGACATGATTGCAAAGGTTCCTGGTAGGAAAGAAATTGACTCTTTGGATGATTGGGCCAATAGTGATAATTTGCAGCTTTTGAACCTCAT TTATGATGCAACACCATCAGATTATGTTTCGATGATCATCACAGATTATGGTATG ATACCTCCCACTAGCGTACCTGTCATTGTTCGAGAATACCGCAGAGAACATCTATGGACATAG
- the LOC113698063 gene encoding cyclin-B1-2-like, translating to MEEQLKTITQEIGEPKFDTLRFGLQSVKGEIVGSHPLESAYHTTHVRQQQMKRQILANAYGSAFPLKMEFDREILSKRFQRPAGAIPSSYLGLEAMTGSLEDFGFEDYLNDPRDSESFTPADMHHGMEVRLGISKGPVCRSFT from the exons ATGGAAGAGCAGTTGAAGACTATCACTCAGGAAATCGGGGAACCCAAATTCGATACGCTCCGATTCGGACTCCAAAGCGTCAAAGGGGAAATCGTTGGATCGCATCCCCTTGAATCTGCTTATCATACT ACGCACGTGAGGCAGCAGCAGATGAAGAGGCAGATTCTGGCCAACGCTTACGGGTCGGCTTTCCCTTTGAAGATGGAATTCGATCGAGAAATCCTCTCCAA GAGATTTCAAAGACCAGCTGGTGCGATTCCATCATCATATTTGGGGTTAGAGGCTATGACTGGGTCTTTGGAAGATTTTGGCTTCGAGGATTATCTCAATG ATCCAAGGGATTCTGAAAGTTTCACTCCGGCTGACATGCATCATGGAATGGAAGTGCGTCTTGGAATTTCCAAGGGACCAGTCTGCCGCAGTTTCACATGA